One Mugil cephalus isolate CIBA_MC_2020 chromosome 12, CIBA_Mcephalus_1.1, whole genome shotgun sequence DNA segment encodes these proteins:
- the cdc16 gene encoding cell division cycle protein 16 homolog produces MNLDRLRKRVRLYIDQQQYQSALFWADKIASLSHEDPQDIYWLAQCLYLTSQYHRASHALRSRKLDKLYGACQYLAARCHYAAKEFQQALDILDAEEPATKKLLDRTGKEDGGTPESAKDWDMSPASINSSICLLRGKIYDAMDNRPLATSSYKEALKLDVYCFEAFDLLTSHHMLTAQEEKDFLDSLPLSQQCTEEEEELLHFLFENKLKKYNKPSDLVVPEMVNGLQDNLDVVVSLAERHYYNCDFKMCYKLTSMVMVKDPFHANCLPVHIGTLVELGKANELFYLSHKLVDLYPNNPVSWFAVGCYYLMVGHKNEHARRYLSKATTLERTYGPAWIAYGHSFAVESEHDQAMAAYFTAAQLMKGCHLPMLYIGLEYGLTNNSKLAERFFSQALSIAPEDPFVIHEVAVVAFQNGDWKTAEKLFLDAMEKIKAIGNEVTVDKWEPLLNNLGHVCRKLKKYDQALEYHRQALVLIPQHASTYSAIGYVHSLMGDFESAIDYFHTALGLKRDDTFSVTMLGHCIEMYIGDTDAYIGTDINDKVRGSLNTPALMKMLNTSESAELPATPRPEGTGVTSLETPLSNQDKMMLEAPLRLSLTLECDMYESDMMLDTLSDTST; encoded by the exons atgaaccttGACCGACTTAGAAAGCGGGTACGGCTGTACATAGACCAG caaCAGTATCAAAGTGCTCTGTTTTGGGCCGACAAGATAGCTTCACTTTCTCATG AGGATCCCCAGGATATCTACTGGCTAGCTCAGTGCCTTTACCTCACCTCACAGTACCACAGAGCCTCCCATGCCCTCCGTTCACGAAAACTTGACAAG tTGTACGGCGCTTGTCAGTATCTCGCTGCTAGGTGCCAT TATGCTGCCAAAGAGTTCCAGCAGGCCTTGGATATCCTGGATGCAGAGGAGCCCGCTACAAAGAAGTTGCTGGACAGGACTGGGAAGGAGGACGGCGGGACGCCAGAGTCAGCCAAGGATTGGGACATGTCCCCAGCCTCA ATCAATAGCTCTATCTGCCTCCTGCGGGGTAAAATCTATGATGCCATGGACAACAGACCACTCGCCACCTCCAGCTACAAAGAGGCCTTGAAACTGGACGTGTACTGCTTTGAAGCCTTCGACCTTTTAACGTCCCACCACATGTTGACTGCGCAGGAAG AGAAAGACTTCCTGGACTCGCTTCCCCTGAGTCAACAGTGcactgaggaagaggaggagctgttACACTTCCTTTTTGAGAACAAATTAAAGAAG TATAACAAGCCCAGTGATTTGGTGGTGCCAGAGATGGTGAATGGTCTTCAGGACAACTTGGATGTAGTGGTGTCTCTTGCTGAGAGACATTATTATAATTGTGATTTCAAGATGTGCTACAAACTCACATCAAT GGTGATGGTGAAAGACCCTTTCCACGCCAACTGTTTACCAGTCCACATAGGAACGTTGGTGGAGCTTGGAAAAGCAAATG AGTTGTTTTACCTCTCACACAAACTTGTAGACTTGTATCCCAACAACCCA GTGTCCTGGTTCGCCGTTGGGTGCTACTATCTCATGGTCGGCCATAAAAACGAACACGCTCGCCGGTACCTCAG CAAAGCCACCACCCTGGAGAGGACTTACGGCCCTGCGTGGATTGCCTACGGTCATTCATTTGCAGTGGAGAGTGAGCACGACCAAGCCATGGCTGCCTACTTCACCGCTGCCCAGCTGATGAAAGG CTGTCACTTACCCATGCTCTACATCGGCCTGGAGTATGGCCTGACCAACAACTCCAAGCTGGCAGAACGTTTCTTCAGCCAAGCTCTCAGCATCGCTCCGGAGGACCCGTTTGTCATCCATGAGGTGGCAGTGGTCGCTTTTCAAAACGGAGA CTGGAAGACAGCAGAAAAACTGTTCCTTGATGCAATGGAGAAGATCAAAGCCATAGGGAATGAG GTTACTGTGGACAAGTGGGAGCCTCTGTTAAACAACTTGGGTCACGTGTGTCGAAAACTGAA AAAGTACGACCAGGCTCTGGAGTACCACCGACAGGCGCTGGTGCTGATCCCTCAGCATGCCTCCACCTATTCTGCCATAGGATACGTGCACAGCCTCATGGGTGACTTTGAAAGTGCCATCGACTACTTTCATACG GCACTTGGACTGAAAAGGGACGACACGTTCTCTGTGACCATGCTTGGTCACTGCATTGAGATGTATATTGGGGACACAGATGCCTATATAG GCACAGACATCAACGACAAGGTGCGAGGCAGCTTGAACACTCCGGCCCTGATGAAGATGCTGAACACGTCGGAGTCGGCCGAGCTCCCCGCCACGCCGAGGCCGGAGGGCACCGGCGTCACGTCCCTGGAAACGCCGCTGTCGAATCAGGACAAGATGATGCTGGAGGCGCCGCTCCGACTGTCGCTGACCCTGGAGTGCGACATGTACGAGAGCGACATGATGTTAGACACCTTGTCGGACACGAGCACGTGA
- the p2ry8 gene encoding P2Y purinoceptor 8 — MTGNSSSASRLDNATLLMFQNVNASIAISIVYMIVTAINLAGNGLSMWLLIFRTSPKTPSIIFMINLTLTDLALGTALPFQINYQLHGYNWDLGPNMCSFLTMVFFTNMYCSVLTMMAIGIDRYLGIVRPMLFRETRERKSIAVFSCLLMWALVLTVLNPLMTTDLTFNIPELGITTCFDVLKKDMLPSLTAWATFLFSMAFVLFLFPFCVTTFCYVSVIRKLSRDSKTAQKRRAINLAVIVLLVFTICFAPNNILLLAHTVLRLFYKKSLYLAYKLSLCFSCVNSCLDPFIYYFACKDFRQKVREMMNMHSLSSADSIRMEHKETLYSGH; from the exons ATGACTGGGAATTCGAGCAGCGCTAGCAGGCTAGACAACGCCACCCTGCTCATGTTTCAGAATGTAAACGCCAGCATTGCCATCTCCATCGTCTACATGATCGTCACCGCCATCAACTTGGCAGGAAATGGTCTGTCAATGTGGCTGCTCATCTTTCGTACCTCTCCCAAaaccccctccatcatcttcatGATTAACCTCACCCTCACCGACTTGGCTCTCGGCACCGCCCTGCCCTTCCAGATCAACTACCAGCTCCACGGCTACAATTGGGATCTGGGGCCTAATATGTGCAG TTTCCTGACCATGGTTTTCTTCACCAACATGTACTGCTCCGTCCTGACGATGATGGCCATCGGCATTGACCGCTACCTGGGCATCGTCAGGCCCATGCTGTTCAGGGAGACCAGGGAGAGGAAGTCCATCGCCGTCTTTAGCTGCCTTCTGATGTGGGCCTTGGTGCTGACCGTTCTCAACCCGCTCATGACCACCGACCTGACCTTCAACATTCCTGAACTCGGGATTACCACGTGCTTCGACGTGCTGAAGAAAGACATGCTCCCCAGCTTGACAGCCTGGGCGACCTTCCTCTTCAGCATGGCgtttgtcctcttcctcttccccttctGTGTCACAACATTCTGCTACGTCAGTGTCATACGCAAACTCTCCAGAGATTCCAAGACGGCCCAGAAAAGGCGGGCGATAAATCTGGCCGTCatcgtcctcctcgtcttcaCGATCTGCTTTGCGCCCAACAACATCCTCCTTCTGGCTCACACTGTGCTCAGACTCTTCTATAAGAAGTCTCTCTACCTGGCCTACAAactgtctctgtgtttcagtTGCGTGAATAGCTGCCTCGATCCATTCATTTACTACTTTGCTTGTAAGGATTTCAGACAAAAGGTGAGGGAGATGATGAACATGCACAGCCTGAGTAGCGCAGACTCAATTAGGATGGAGCACAAGGAGACCTTGTACTCTGGGCATTAA
- the cfap97d2 gene encoding uncharacterized protein cfap97d2 produces the protein MKNLAYQPVFPIGNKHLQPKWDKASYDLHRRKVKSAKATINMAPPKTYSHLTLNLKKQKLEEEWKMKIQRENHMLSEKISHIMRTTGGVESRNYYDRKSLANEKRQLELLRITKENQMILFRLSRCRPHYNVWAWHEDWLKTLKMMDSIARIPRRRANLQKGQENPCKKSSDCNKEKKMSTNATTHAPASNKSNDKGDSEEKKRETNGNEDAGMEKVTKHDLNPDVVEKSIDLDTDENPDPAAKSSTPSTTHTPTTHKQETTSTEEV, from the exons ATGAAAAATCTGGCTTATCAACCGGTGTTTCCCATCGGGAACAAACACCTACAGCCGAAATGGGACAAGGCTTCATATGATTTACACAGAAGAAAG gtGAAGTCTGCTAAAGCAACAATAAACATGGCTCCACCGAAGACATACAGTCACCTGACTCTCAATCTGAAGAAACAAAAG CTTGAAGAGGAGTGGAAAATGAAGATTCAGAGGGAAAACCACATGCTGAGCGAGAAGATATCTCACATTATGAGGACAACTGGAGGAGTTGAAAGCAGGAATTACTACGACAGAAAAAG CCTTGCCAACGAGAAGCGACAGCTGGAGTTGCTCCGCATTACCAAGGAGAATCAAATGATCCTGTTTCGCCTGAGCCGGTGCAGGCCACATTATAATGTGTGGGCCTGGCATGAGGACTGGCTCAAAACTCTTAAGATGATGGACAGCATTGCACGCATCCCACGTAGAAGAGCGAATCTACAGAAG GGACAAGAAAACCCCTGCAAGAAAAGCAGTGActgtaataaagaaaaaaagatgagcacTAATGCAACCACACACGCCCCTGCAAGCAACAAGTCAAATGATAAAGGAGAttctgaagaaaagaagagagaaaccaACGGGAATGAGGATGCAGGAATGGAGAAGGTTACAAAACATGACCTTAATCCAGATGTGGTTGAGAAATCCATTGATCTGGATACAGATGAGAATCCTGATCCTGCTGCAAAGTCCTCCACTCCCAGCACCACTCACACAccgacaacacacaaacaggaaacaacaagTACAGAAGAAGTatga
- the upf3a gene encoding regulator of nonsense transcripts 3A isoform X3 encodes MRSEKDQMTVGKEKGVVEIQFRDLPRDQENAPGNPKQKEEKKEVFSKVVIRRLPPNLSKDQLEEQLSPLPSFDYFEFFPADQRCRSLYPHLFSRAYINFKNPEDILLFRDRFDGYVFIDNKGQEYPAVVEFAPFQKISKKKLKKKDAKAGSIEEDPEYKRFLENYSCDEEKSMANPETLLGEIEAKTRELIAKRTTPLLEYIKNKKIEKQRIREEKREERRRRELEKKRQREEEKRKRREEERRKRKEAEKQKKLSDKDIKIKLLKKSDRDDDVDSDRMKDKSDTGETDRGKWEKAGGQMKSKEPKEKGQPESDKEQREQHGRRQRDKDHRGKDEERKRQRHHYEFDKFMRRKDETKWGKGYCQDRAKKEGHHHSYSYCPDSGDKMGKEDREDLGNRKERLRNKDRPAMQLYQPGARNRKRVSSAAKGYDCIVPAGPVSPEPRAEHCYEVVAVATGLEKGFEKGKDEQQ; translated from the exons atgagGTCTGAAAAGGACCAGATGACCGTGGGCAAGGAGAAAGGTGTCGTCGAGATTCAGTTTAGGGACCTCCCGAGAGACCAGGAGAACGCGCCCGGAAACCccaaacagaaagaggagaagaaggaggttTTCTCAAAG GTGGTGATTCGAAGGCTCCCGCCTAACCTGTCAAAGGACCAGCTAGAAGAACAGCTAAGCCCTCTTCCATCCTTCGACTACTTTGAGTTCTTCCCGGCAGATCAAAGGTGTCGTAG tcTGTATCCCCACCTGTTCTCCAGAGCGTACATCAATTTCAAAAACCCCGAGGACATCCTGTTGTTCAGAGACCGATTCGATGGCTACGTCTTCATTGACAACAAAG GTCAGGAGTATCCTGCGGTCGTAGAGTTCGCCCCCTTCCAGAAGATTTccaagaagaagctgaaaaagaaagatgcaAAAGCTGGAAGCATTGAGGAAG ACCCAGAATATAAGCGGTTCTTGGAGAATTATTCTTGTGATGAGGAGAAATCCATGGCCAACCCAGAGACGCTGCTGGGGGAAATAGAGGCCAAGACCAGAGAGCTCATAG CCAAACGGACGACACCGCTGCTGGAGTACatcaaaaataagaaaattgaGAAACAG aggatcagagaggagaagagagaggagaggagaagacgaGAGCTTGAAAAGAAacgacagagggaggaggagaagaggaagcggcgagaggaggagaggcgcAAACGGAAAGAGgcggagaagcagaagaaattGTCTGATAAAGATATTAAAATTAAG CTCCTGAAGAAGAGCGACAGAGACGATGATGTGGATTCAGACCGGATGAAGGATAAAAGTGACAccggagagacagacagaggcaaaTGGGAGAAAGCTGGAGGACAAATGAAGTCGAAGGAGCCCAAGGAAAA AGGTCAGCCTGAGAGCGACAAGGAGCAGCGGGAGCAGCATGGACGCAGACAGAGGGACAAGGATCACCGTGGAAAGGATGAAGAGAGGAAACGGCAGCGACACCACTACGAGTTTGACAAGTTCATGCGTCGGAAAGATGAGACCAAATGGGGGAAGGGCTACTGCCAGGACCGAGCCAAGAAAGAGGGGCACCACCACAGCTACTCCTACTGTCCTGACAGTGGAGACAAAATGGgaaaggaggacagggaggacctGGGTAATAGGAAGGAACGCCTCCGAAACAAG gACCGTCCGGCCATGCAGCTCTACCAGCCCGGCGCGCGCAACAGGAAACGCGTGAGCTCGGCGGCCAAGGGCTACGACTGCATCGTCCCCGCGGGGCCCGTCTCGCCCGAGCCCCGGGCGGAGCACTGCTACGAGGTGGTCGCCGTGGCAACGGGGCTGGAGAAGGGGTTTGAGAAGGGCAAAGATGAGCAGCAGTGA
- the upf3a gene encoding regulator of nonsense transcripts 3A isoform X2 has product MRSEKDQMTVGKEKGVVEIQFRDLPRDQENAPGNPKQKEEKKEVFSKVVIRRLPPNLSKDQLEEQLSPLPSFDYFEFFPADQSLYPHLFSRAYINFKNPEDILLFRDRFDGYVFIDNKGQEYPAVVEFAPFQKISKKKLKKKDAKAGSIEEDPEYKRFLENYSCDEEKSMANPETLLGEIEAKTRELIAKRTTPLLEYIKNKKIEKQRIREEKREERRRRELEKKRQREEEKRKRREEERRKRKEAEKQKKLSDKDIKIKLLKKSDRDDDVDSDRMKDKSDTGETDRGKWEKAGGQMKSKEPKEKGQPESDKEQREQHGRRQRDKDHRGKDEERKRQRHHYEFDKFMRRKDETKWGKGYCQDRAKKEGHHHSYSYCPDSGDKMGKEDREDLGNRKERLRNKVSEKDRPAMQLYQPGARNRKRVSSAAKGYDCIVPAGPVSPEPRAEHCYEVVAVATGLEKGFEKGKDEQQ; this is encoded by the exons atgagGTCTGAAAAGGACCAGATGACCGTGGGCAAGGAGAAAGGTGTCGTCGAGATTCAGTTTAGGGACCTCCCGAGAGACCAGGAGAACGCGCCCGGAAACCccaaacagaaagaggagaagaaggaggttTTCTCAAAG GTGGTGATTCGAAGGCTCCCGCCTAACCTGTCAAAGGACCAGCTAGAAGAACAGCTAAGCCCTCTTCCATCCTTCGACTACTTTGAGTTCTTCCCGGCAGATCAAAG tcTGTATCCCCACCTGTTCTCCAGAGCGTACATCAATTTCAAAAACCCCGAGGACATCCTGTTGTTCAGAGACCGATTCGATGGCTACGTCTTCATTGACAACAAAG GTCAGGAGTATCCTGCGGTCGTAGAGTTCGCCCCCTTCCAGAAGATTTccaagaagaagctgaaaaagaaagatgcaAAAGCTGGAAGCATTGAGGAAG ACCCAGAATATAAGCGGTTCTTGGAGAATTATTCTTGTGATGAGGAGAAATCCATGGCCAACCCAGAGACGCTGCTGGGGGAAATAGAGGCCAAGACCAGAGAGCTCATAG CCAAACGGACGACACCGCTGCTGGAGTACatcaaaaataagaaaattgaGAAACAG aggatcagagaggagaagagagaggagaggagaagacgaGAGCTTGAAAAGAAacgacagagggaggaggagaagaggaagcggcgagaggaggagaggcgcAAACGGAAAGAGgcggagaagcagaagaaattGTCTGATAAAGATATTAAAATTAAG CTCCTGAAGAAGAGCGACAGAGACGATGATGTGGATTCAGACCGGATGAAGGATAAAAGTGACAccggagagacagacagaggcaaaTGGGAGAAAGCTGGAGGACAAATGAAGTCGAAGGAGCCCAAGGAAAA AGGTCAGCCTGAGAGCGACAAGGAGCAGCGGGAGCAGCATGGACGCAGACAGAGGGACAAGGATCACCGTGGAAAGGATGAAGAGAGGAAACGGCAGCGACACCACTACGAGTTTGACAAGTTCATGCGTCGGAAAGATGAGACCAAATGGGGGAAGGGCTACTGCCAGGACCGAGCCAAGAAAGAGGGGCACCACCACAGCTACTCCTACTGTCCTGACAGTGGAGACAAAATGGgaaaggaggacagggaggacctGGGTAATAGGAAGGAACGCCTCCGAAACAAGGTGAGCGAGAAG gACCGTCCGGCCATGCAGCTCTACCAGCCCGGCGCGCGCAACAGGAAACGCGTGAGCTCGGCGGCCAAGGGCTACGACTGCATCGTCCCCGCGGGGCCCGTCTCGCCCGAGCCCCGGGCGGAGCACTGCTACGAGGTGGTCGCCGTGGCAACGGGGCTGGAGAAGGGGTTTGAGAAGGGCAAAGATGAGCAGCAGTGA
- the upf3a gene encoding regulator of nonsense transcripts 3A isoform X1, with amino-acid sequence MRSEKDQMTVGKEKGVVEIQFRDLPRDQENAPGNPKQKEEKKEVFSKVVIRRLPPNLSKDQLEEQLSPLPSFDYFEFFPADQRCRSLYPHLFSRAYINFKNPEDILLFRDRFDGYVFIDNKGQEYPAVVEFAPFQKISKKKLKKKDAKAGSIEEDPEYKRFLENYSCDEEKSMANPETLLGEIEAKTRELIAKRTTPLLEYIKNKKIEKQRIREEKREERRRRELEKKRQREEEKRKRREEERRKRKEAEKQKKLSDKDIKIKLLKKSDRDDDVDSDRMKDKSDTGETDRGKWEKAGGQMKSKEPKEKGQPESDKEQREQHGRRQRDKDHRGKDEERKRQRHHYEFDKFMRRKDETKWGKGYCQDRAKKEGHHHSYSYCPDSGDKMGKEDREDLGNRKERLRNKVSEKDRPAMQLYQPGARNRKRVSSAAKGYDCIVPAGPVSPEPRAEHCYEVVAVATGLEKGFEKGKDEQQ; translated from the exons atgagGTCTGAAAAGGACCAGATGACCGTGGGCAAGGAGAAAGGTGTCGTCGAGATTCAGTTTAGGGACCTCCCGAGAGACCAGGAGAACGCGCCCGGAAACCccaaacagaaagaggagaagaaggaggttTTCTCAAAG GTGGTGATTCGAAGGCTCCCGCCTAACCTGTCAAAGGACCAGCTAGAAGAACAGCTAAGCCCTCTTCCATCCTTCGACTACTTTGAGTTCTTCCCGGCAGATCAAAGGTGTCGTAG tcTGTATCCCCACCTGTTCTCCAGAGCGTACATCAATTTCAAAAACCCCGAGGACATCCTGTTGTTCAGAGACCGATTCGATGGCTACGTCTTCATTGACAACAAAG GTCAGGAGTATCCTGCGGTCGTAGAGTTCGCCCCCTTCCAGAAGATTTccaagaagaagctgaaaaagaaagatgcaAAAGCTGGAAGCATTGAGGAAG ACCCAGAATATAAGCGGTTCTTGGAGAATTATTCTTGTGATGAGGAGAAATCCATGGCCAACCCAGAGACGCTGCTGGGGGAAATAGAGGCCAAGACCAGAGAGCTCATAG CCAAACGGACGACACCGCTGCTGGAGTACatcaaaaataagaaaattgaGAAACAG aggatcagagaggagaagagagaggagaggagaagacgaGAGCTTGAAAAGAAacgacagagggaggaggagaagaggaagcggcgagaggaggagaggcgcAAACGGAAAGAGgcggagaagcagaagaaattGTCTGATAAAGATATTAAAATTAAG CTCCTGAAGAAGAGCGACAGAGACGATGATGTGGATTCAGACCGGATGAAGGATAAAAGTGACAccggagagacagacagaggcaaaTGGGAGAAAGCTGGAGGACAAATGAAGTCGAAGGAGCCCAAGGAAAA AGGTCAGCCTGAGAGCGACAAGGAGCAGCGGGAGCAGCATGGACGCAGACAGAGGGACAAGGATCACCGTGGAAAGGATGAAGAGAGGAAACGGCAGCGACACCACTACGAGTTTGACAAGTTCATGCGTCGGAAAGATGAGACCAAATGGGGGAAGGGCTACTGCCAGGACCGAGCCAAGAAAGAGGGGCACCACCACAGCTACTCCTACTGTCCTGACAGTGGAGACAAAATGGgaaaggaggacagggaggacctGGGTAATAGGAAGGAACGCCTCCGAAACAAGGTGAGCGAGAAG gACCGTCCGGCCATGCAGCTCTACCAGCCCGGCGCGCGCAACAGGAAACGCGTGAGCTCGGCGGCCAAGGGCTACGACTGCATCGTCCCCGCGGGGCCCGTCTCGCCCGAGCCCCGGGCGGAGCACTGCTACGAGGTGGTCGCCGTGGCAACGGGGCTGGAGAAGGGGTTTGAGAAGGGCAAAGATGAGCAGCAGTGA
- the upf3a gene encoding regulator of nonsense transcripts 3A isoform X4, whose protein sequence is MRSEKDQMTVGKEKGVVEIQFRDLPRDQENAPGNPKQKEEKKEVFSKVVIRRLPPNLSKDQLEEQLSPLPSFDYFEFFPADQSLYPHLFSRAYINFKNPEDILLFRDRFDGYVFIDNKGQEYPAVVEFAPFQKISKKKLKKKDAKAGSIEEDPEYKRFLENYSCDEEKSMANPETLLGEIEAKTRELIAKRTTPLLEYIKNKKIEKQRIREEKREERRRRELEKKRQREEEKRKRREEERRKRKEAEKQKKLSDKDIKIKLLKKSDRDDDVDSDRMKDKSDTGETDRGKWEKAGGQMKSKEPKEKGQPESDKEQREQHGRRQRDKDHRGKDEERKRQRHHYEFDKFMRRKDETKWGKGYCQDRAKKEGHHHSYSYCPDSGDKMGKEDREDLGNRKERLRNKDRPAMQLYQPGARNRKRVSSAAKGYDCIVPAGPVSPEPRAEHCYEVVAVATGLEKGFEKGKDEQQ, encoded by the exons atgagGTCTGAAAAGGACCAGATGACCGTGGGCAAGGAGAAAGGTGTCGTCGAGATTCAGTTTAGGGACCTCCCGAGAGACCAGGAGAACGCGCCCGGAAACCccaaacagaaagaggagaagaaggaggttTTCTCAAAG GTGGTGATTCGAAGGCTCCCGCCTAACCTGTCAAAGGACCAGCTAGAAGAACAGCTAAGCCCTCTTCCATCCTTCGACTACTTTGAGTTCTTCCCGGCAGATCAAAG tcTGTATCCCCACCTGTTCTCCAGAGCGTACATCAATTTCAAAAACCCCGAGGACATCCTGTTGTTCAGAGACCGATTCGATGGCTACGTCTTCATTGACAACAAAG GTCAGGAGTATCCTGCGGTCGTAGAGTTCGCCCCCTTCCAGAAGATTTccaagaagaagctgaaaaagaaagatgcaAAAGCTGGAAGCATTGAGGAAG ACCCAGAATATAAGCGGTTCTTGGAGAATTATTCTTGTGATGAGGAGAAATCCATGGCCAACCCAGAGACGCTGCTGGGGGAAATAGAGGCCAAGACCAGAGAGCTCATAG CCAAACGGACGACACCGCTGCTGGAGTACatcaaaaataagaaaattgaGAAACAG aggatcagagaggagaagagagaggagaggagaagacgaGAGCTTGAAAAGAAacgacagagggaggaggagaagaggaagcggcgagaggaggagaggcgcAAACGGAAAGAGgcggagaagcagaagaaattGTCTGATAAAGATATTAAAATTAAG CTCCTGAAGAAGAGCGACAGAGACGATGATGTGGATTCAGACCGGATGAAGGATAAAAGTGACAccggagagacagacagaggcaaaTGGGAGAAAGCTGGAGGACAAATGAAGTCGAAGGAGCCCAAGGAAAA AGGTCAGCCTGAGAGCGACAAGGAGCAGCGGGAGCAGCATGGACGCAGACAGAGGGACAAGGATCACCGTGGAAAGGATGAAGAGAGGAAACGGCAGCGACACCACTACGAGTTTGACAAGTTCATGCGTCGGAAAGATGAGACCAAATGGGGGAAGGGCTACTGCCAGGACCGAGCCAAGAAAGAGGGGCACCACCACAGCTACTCCTACTGTCCTGACAGTGGAGACAAAATGGgaaaggaggacagggaggacctGGGTAATAGGAAGGAACGCCTCCGAAACAAG gACCGTCCGGCCATGCAGCTCTACCAGCCCGGCGCGCGCAACAGGAAACGCGTGAGCTCGGCGGCCAAGGGCTACGACTGCATCGTCCCCGCGGGGCCCGTCTCGCCCGAGCCCCGGGCGGAGCACTGCTACGAGGTGGTCGCCGTGGCAACGGGGCTGGAGAAGGGGTTTGAGAAGGGCAAAGATGAGCAGCAGTGA